In Roseicyclus marinus, the genomic window TCCGCGTCAAGCCGCGCCCGCGCTTCCGCCTCGAGCCGCGCGGCTTCTTCGGCAAGTTCTTGCTCTGCAAGGAATTCCAGGTCCGGACGGATGCTCGGATCGGCCCAGGATCCGGTGATCAGGATCGGCACGCGCAAGGCCGCGCCGGCCTCTGCGCGCAGCACGGCAGGCGTCAGCCGGTAATCCAGCGTCTGCGCGCCGATGTTCACCCGACCCGCCCCCGTGACCTCGCCCCATGGCGCGTCGAGCCGCAGATCGTCATTGCTCATAACCCCCTGCGAAAAGGTGACATTGGCGCTGACCCCGTCATAGACCGTGCGCGCACCCTCCCCCCGGAAGGACGGGTCGAAATTGCGGATCATCCCCGCCAGATCCAGCCCCCGGATCGCCCCGGTGCCCAGCGCGAAATCGCCTTCGCCCTCAAGGCTCGACATCAGCGTGGCCATGTCGTTGCCCACGCCAAGCACCTGTAAACCAAGGCTCCCGCGCCCCTCGAGCCGGTCGTAACCGGCAAGATCCGCAAGCAAGGGATTGAGATCGACATCGGCAAGGATCAGGTCGGTCCGCACCGACAATCCGCCCCGACCATTGACCACGAACTGACCTGCCAGAACACCGCCATAGGTCCCGATCCGCTCGATATCGAGAACCAGCCGCCCCGCGTTCAACCCCGCGCGCAGACGCGCCGGGCCAAGCGTCACGCCCGCGCCTTCCAGCCGTTCGACGGCAAGAACCAGCTCGGCATCGACCGCGAACAGGCCCGAAACATCGATGGGCGCGCGCGACCAGCCCGACGCGGAAGCCGCCGCCGCACCAGCGCCACTTGTCCCGGAGCCGCTTGCCGTGGCGCCACCGCCGGACGCCGGTGCCGGTGCCGCGCCGCCCGCGTCGGGCAGGGCGAGCCTCGCGCCGCTGATGGCACCGCGCACCATGGGCCGGTCGGCCCCCGGCGTCACGTCGAGGTCCAGCGCCAAGGCGGTATCGTCAAGCCCGAGCGCGCCCCCCCTCAGGTGCAAAGACCCCTCCGCCGTCAGCGTGACCTCGCCGGAAAACGCAAGCCGATCACGGCCATAGCCTTGGGGCAGGTCGGGCATCGCGGCCCCGAGGATCGCCAGCAATGGCCCCAGATCCGTCGCGTCGATGTCCAGATCACCCGCAAAGGAGGGGTGCAGCCCCGCCTGCCCGTCGAACCGCGCCGCGCCCCCGGCCCAGTCCAGCGCAGCCGTGATCGCGGAAATTCCGCCCCCGGACAGGCGGCGCGGATCGCCGATCCGGGCGTCGAGATCCAGCGCGGTACCGTTGACCGTGGCGCTGCCCGCGATGGTGGCCGCGCCCTCGGCGGGCAGGCTCAATCGCGCGTCCAGATCGTCGATGCTGAGCCGATCCCCGCTCCCCTGATCGAGATAGGTGAACCGGCCACCGCTGATTTCCGCCGCCGTGACGGCAAGAACCCGCTCGGCATCGGCGGTCGGTGTGGTTGTGGTGCCGGGCGCGGGCTCTGCCGTGCTGCTGGAGGGCGCGACCCCTTCCGGCACGCCCGCCGCGTCAAAGCTCCAGCTGACGCGGCCATCGGCGGCCCGGACCAGCGTGATCTCGGGCGCGATCAGCGTGATTTCCTCGATCCGAACCTCACCGGCCAGCGCCGCGGACCATGGCACGCGCAGGCTGAGCGCTTCGGCGGCGATCAAGGGCGCATCGCCCGCCCAATCGGGATTGCCGACGCGCAGTCCTTCGGCCCGGACACCCAGATAGGGCCAGAGCGTCGGGCGCACCTCGCCCGACAGGCGCACCTCGCGGCCCAGCGTCTGCGACAGCCGGTCCGCCGCGACCGAGGCGATCCTGTCGGCGGGCACTGCGAACAAGGCCCCGAACATCAGGACCGCAACGACCACCAACCCACCGAACGCGCGAAAAACCCACCGCATCATCGCCCCCTTTTACACATCCCTTCGATCCTACCGCGAAGCGGCGGGGCTTGTGCACCCCTTTCGCTCGGCCAGGCGCCGGTCCGCGCTGCCCTCTTTCGCAAGGACGCGGTCCGCGCTATCTGCGCATTCCATGAGCCAGAACCCGCCCCAGCTACGCCCCGACCTCGCCCGCGCCGAGGTGCCCGACACCGCCCGCCCCGGACAACCCCGGATCGGCATGGTCAGTCTTGGCTGTCCCAAGGCGCTGGTGGACAGTGAACGCATCCTGACCCGGCTGCGCGCCGAAGGCTACGCGATCTCGCCCGATTACGCGGGCGCGGAGGCCGTCATCGTGAACACCTGCGGGTTCCTGGACAGCGCCAAGGTCGAAAGCCTCGAGGCGATCGGCGAGGCGCTGCGCGAAAACGGTCGGGTGATCGTGACCGGGTGCCTGGGCGCCGAGCCGGAGTATATCACCGGCGCGCATCCCTCGGTTCTGGCGGTGACGGGCCCGCATCAATACGAGCAGGTGCTCGATGCGGTCCATGCCGCCGTACCGCCCGCGCCCGATCCGTTCATCGACCTTTTGCCGCCTGCAGGCGTCAAGCTGACGCCGCGCCATTACAGCTATCTCAAGATCGCCGAAGGCTGCGATCACAAGTGCAAGTTCTGCATCATTCCCGACATGCGTGGCCGTCTGCAATCGCGCCCGGCCAAGGCCGTTCTGCGCGAGGCCGAAAAGCTGGTCGAGGCAGGCGTGAAAGAGCTTCTGGTGATCAGCCAGGACACGAGCGCCTATGGCACGGACTGGAAAGGGCGCGACAGCAAGTTTCCAATTCTCGATCTATCCAGAGATTTATCCACATTGGGTGCCTGGATTCGCTTGCACTATGTCTATCCCTACCCGCATGTGCGCGATCTGATCCCGCTGATGGCTGACCCCTCGAACGGGCTTTTGCCCTATCTCGACATCCCGTTCCAGCACGCCCATCCCGACACGCTGAGGCGCATGGCGCGGCCCGCCGCTGCCTCGCGCACGCTGGATGAAATCGCGGCATGGCGGCGCGACTGTCCTGACATCACGCTGCGCTCCACCTTCATCGTGGGCTATCCCGGCGAGACGGAGGCGGAATTCCAGACCCTGCTCGACTGGCTGGAGGAGGCGCAGCTCGATCGCGTGGGCTGCTTCCAATACGAGAATGTCGCGGGTGCCCGGTCGAACGCCCTGCCCGATCATGTGCCCGAAGAGGTCAAGCAGGATCGCTGGGACCGTTTCATGCAAAAGGCGCAGGCCATTTCCGAAGCAAAGCTCGCGGCCAAGGTCGGGCGCAATCTGACGGTGCTGGTCGATGCCGTGGACGAGGACGGCGCGACCTGCCGGACCATGTCGGACGCACCCGAGATCGACGGGAACCTTTTCATCGACGAGGGATTCGACGGGCTTGCCCCCGGCGACATGGTCGAGGTCGAGGTGGAAGAGGCCGGGGAATACGACCTTTGGGGCCGCATCCGCGCTTGAGACCCTGGCCCATGGCTGCGTAGACTGCGGGCATGATCCACGTCACGACCACCTGCCCCGACGCGCCCAGCGCCGAGCGTCTGGCCCGCGCGGCCCTGCTGGAACGCGTTGCCGCCTGCGTCAATATCATGCCGGGGCTGCGCAGCCTTTATCATTGGGACGGCGGCATCGCGGAGGATGACGAGGTGCTCGTGATCTTCAAGACGGCGGAAACGGCGCGTGCGGCGCTGGTCGCCTTCATCGAGGCCGAGCATCCCTATGACCTGCCCGTCATCACCTGGGAAAAGCTGGAAACGACGCCCGAAGCCGCCGCCTGGCTCGCCCGGGAAACGCGCTGATCAGGCGGGGGCCAATGCCGCCAGGACGCGGGCAAAGACGGGTGCGTTGGGGCAAGTCGTCGGGACCTCGGCCGCCGCGTCGCCCTGCGCGGCAAACCACGTGTTGCACCCGTCGGACCAACCGCAGCCCCGGCAGCGATGCACCAAGGCCGCCCAATCCGCGTGGTCGATCACCCCCTCCTCCAGCGCGCGCTGCATGTCGGCCCCCGTCTTGCGGGACATGGTCACCGCCAGCCAGTAGTGACGATTCTCGGGGCCGAGCGGATGGGGGTTGGCATCGCTCACCGGGCGCGCTCCATCGGCGGGGGCATTCATTCGGCGGCGAGGGCCTGAAGGATATCGCGGTTGCGGCAAAAGCCGGGTGCGGCCTCGGCCTCGGACCGCCGGGAAAGCCAATGGGCGCAACCGGTGGGATCCGCGCAGCCGGTGCAGGCCGACAGCATGTCATCGCGCATCTCGGGCGGCAGATCGCCCCGCAATTCGGCATCGTCGAGATCGGCGCCGAGTGTCCGGGCCATGCGGCCCATCAAAGCTTCGTGATGGTCTCGTGTCTTGTCGGACGGCATCGCCGGACCCTTTCCTGCCCTGTCGGGGGAATCCCCCATACGGAGCAAGACTAGATCGGGAGTGGGTTGCCGCCTTGACCCAGATCAAGCGCCCGGGCCGCGGATCGCCTGCAAGGTACGGCGCACCACGTCGATCCGGGCCGCGTTGGGCGGATGCGTCGACAGAAAGTCGCGGGCGGGATCGGGGATGCGGGTGAAGAACCCCGCCCCGACCCATGCGTCATAGCCCGCGCGTTCCGCGATGATCGTGCCGATGGCATCGGCCTCCAGCTCGGCGCGCTGACCGAATTCGCGGGAGGCGACGATGGCCCCGATCTGGGCTGCTTCGGAGACCTCGACCTGCGTGGCCCCGCGCGCCCGCGCCAGATCGGAAAACACCCGCGCGCCCTGGGCCGCCTGCATCCGGGCCTGCGGCAAGTGGCGGCCGATGTGATGGCCCGCTTCGTGCCCCATGATGAAGGCCAGTTCATCGGTGTTGCGCGCCACCGCGATCAGGCCGAGCGTGAAGATGATGGCAGGCCGCCCCGTGGGATCGAGCGTGTGAAAGGCGTTGACGCCGCTTTCGGGGGCGCGGTCGACATAGATGACGAAATCGCACGGCTGGTCGGGGGTCTGTTCGCGGCAGACCTGTTCGGCGACGGGTTCCACACGCTCCACCACCTCGCCGAAATTGAGAACCGCCTGCCGCGCGCGGGCCGCGATATCGGGCGTCGGCGGGGGCGGCGGCACCATGACCTGCACGCAGCCCGACACCAAAAGCGCGGCAAGAACGATGAGGGGCGGCAGGCGCATGGCAGGCTCGGGGCAGAGGACGGGTCAGGAGGCCAAAGCCTAGATGTTCGCACCGCGAGGTCCAGCCCCCCTCACGGGGTTGTAAGCCGGTTGACCCCGACGCGATGCCAGCTAGCTGGCCTGCCATGGCGCAGACACGCATCCTTTACAATGATCGCTGCCCGATCTGCCGGGCCGAGATCACGCATTACCGCAAGCGCGCGACGGCGGCTGGCGCGCCCCTGTCCTTCGAGGATCTGAACAGCGCGGATCTGGGCGATTGGGCCCTGACGGCGGATCAGGCCAAGCGGCGGCTTCATGCTGCACTGCCCGATGGGCGTATCGTAAGCGGCATTCCCGCCTTTGCGGCGATCTGGGCCGTGCTGCCCGGCATGGGATGGCTGGCGCGGCTGGTCCAGATGCCGGGGATAAGAGGATTGGCCGATTTCGCCTATAACCGGATCGCGGCCCCGTGGCTCTATCGCCGCCAGATGCGCCGCGAAAGGCAGGGCCTTGCCCAGAGGGACGGGCAGGCCTAGGCTGTCCCCATGTTCACCATCGAACACGAATTCGACGCGACGCTGATCACCCTTGTCGATGACGGCGAGGCGGGCCAACCGCTGCAAGAAGACGTGAGCATCGCGGCCTTTGCGGAATGCATCACGGTCACGCAATACGATCCACGCACGGATCGGGAACAGGTGATCACCCTGTCGCTGGCACAGGTGCGCGACCTGGCTGCGGCGCTGGACCTGCCCGAAGGGGTCTACCGTCTGGAAAAGGGCTGAGACGCACAGCCCGGTTTTCGTCGGGCGCGCTTGTGACTTTCTGACATCTTTTCTGACGATCCTGACGAGAACCGTAATCAGCCTTGCAACAGCGCGACCTGTCCCCAGCCTTGTCCACAGGCAAAGATCGCCATGGACAGCCCCCTGACCCAGCCGCCATACTTGCCCCGCAACAGGGGAAGGGACGCCATGGCCACCGGATTTTTCGTCAATGAACGCTGCTTTTGGCATTCGGGCGGGAATTACAGCTTCCTTGTCCCGGTCGGCGGGTTGATGCAGCCTTCGACAGCGGGCGGATTGCCCGAAAACCCCGAAACCAAGCGCCGGTTCAAGAACCTTGTCGAGGTGACGGGGCTGATGCGCGCGCTTGCCACGCCCGATGCCGACCCCGCGACCGAGGAGGATTTGCGCCGCATCCATCCGCAAAGCTATCTCGACATGTTCCGCCGCAAAAGCGCGGAGGGGGGCGGCGAACTGGGCCTGAGAACACCCTTTGGCCCGGATGGCTACGATATCGCGGCGCTGTCCGCAGGTCTGACCAAGGCCGCGCTTTTCGAGGTGCTGCAGGGGCGGCTCGACAATGCCTATGCCCTGTCGCGCCCGCCGGGCCACCACTGCCTGCCCGATTTTCCCAACGGCTTTTGCCTGTTGAACAATATCGCCATTGCTTTGGAGGCCGCACGCGCCGCAGGGCTGGCCGACCGGGTCGCCGTGATCGACTGGGACGTGCATCACGGCAACGGGACCGAGGCGATCTATTACGAACGCGCCGATACGCTGACCATCTCGATCCACCAGGAACGCAATTACCCGCGCGATTCCGGGGATTTCGAAGATCGCGGCGCGGGCGCGGGCGAGGGGCTGAACCTCAACATCCCCCTGCCCCCCGGCGGTGGCCATGCCACCTATCTGGAGGCTTTCGAGCGGCTGGTGATCCCGCAACTCCATGCGTTCCAGCCCGATGCCATCGTGGTGGCCTGTGGTTTCGACGCTTCGGGGGTCGATCCGCTGGGCCGGATGATGGCGGGGTCCGAGACCTTTCGCGCAATGACCGAGATGACGATGGAGGCGGCATCGGAACTGTGCGAGGGCAA contains:
- the cutA gene encoding divalent-cation tolerance protein CutA produces the protein MIHVTTTCPDAPSAERLARAALLERVAACVNIMPGLRSLYHWDGGIAEDDEVLVIFKTAETARAALVAFIEAEHPYDLPVITWEKLETTPEAAAWLARETR
- a CDS encoding DUF6455 family protein; amino-acid sequence: MSDANPHPLGPENRHYWLAVTMSRKTGADMQRALEEGVIDHADWAALVHRCRGCGWSDGCNTWFAAQGDAAAEVPTTCPNAPVFARVLAALAPA
- a CDS encoding AsmA family protein — translated: MMRWVFRAFGGLVVVAVLMFGALFAVPADRIASVAADRLSQTLGREVRLSGEVRPTLWPYLGVRAEGLRVGNPDWAGDAPLIAAEALSLRVPWSAALAGEVRIEEITLIAPEITLVRAADGRVSWSFDAAGVPEGVAPSSSTAEPAPGTTTTPTADAERVLAVTAAEISGGRFTYLDQGSGDRLSIDDLDARLSLPAEGAATIAGSATVNGTALDLDARIGDPRRLSGGGISAITAALDWAGGAARFDGQAGLHPSFAGDLDIDATDLGPLLAILGAAMPDLPQGYGRDRLAFSGEVTLTAEGSLHLRGGALGLDDTALALDLDVTPGADRPMVRGAISGARLALPDAGGAAPAPASGGGATASGSGTSGAGAAAASASGWSRAPIDVSGLFAVDAELVLAVERLEGAGVTLGPARLRAGLNAGRLVLDIERIGTYGGVLAGQFVVNGRGGLSVRTDLILADVDLNPLLADLAGYDRLEGRGSLGLQVLGVGNDMATLMSSLEGEGDFALGTGAIRGLDLAGMIRNFDPSFRGEGARTVYDGVSANVTFSQGVMSNDDLRLDAPWGEVTGAGRVNIGAQTLDYRLTPAVLRAEAGAALRVPILITGSWADPSIRPDLEFLAEQELAEEAARLEAEARARLDAEAARLEEEARNRINEALGTQFDATTTEEAARDELERRLREEAEQQLLRLLGRN
- a CDS encoding DUF6455 family protein, translating into MGDSPDRAGKGPAMPSDKTRDHHEALMGRMARTLGADLDDAELRGDLPPEMRDDMLSACTGCADPTGCAHWLSRRSEAEAAPGFCRNRDILQALAAE
- the rimO gene encoding 30S ribosomal protein S12 methylthiotransferase RimO encodes the protein MSQNPPQLRPDLARAEVPDTARPGQPRIGMVSLGCPKALVDSERILTRLRAEGYAISPDYAGAEAVIVNTCGFLDSAKVESLEAIGEALRENGRVIVTGCLGAEPEYITGAHPSVLAVTGPHQYEQVLDAVHAAVPPAPDPFIDLLPPAGVKLTPRHYSYLKIAEGCDHKCKFCIIPDMRGRLQSRPAKAVLREAEKLVEAGVKELLVISQDTSAYGTDWKGRDSKFPILDLSRDLSTLGAWIRLHYVYPYPHVRDLIPLMADPSNGLLPYLDIPFQHAHPDTLRRMARPAAASRTLDEIAAWRRDCPDITLRSTFIVGYPGETEAEFQTLLDWLEEAQLDRVGCFQYENVAGARSNALPDHVPEEVKQDRWDRFMQKAQAISEAKLAAKVGRNLTVLVDAVDEDGATCRTMSDAPEIDGNLFIDEGFDGLAPGDMVEVEVEEAGEYDLWGRIRA
- a CDS encoding thiol-disulfide oxidoreductase DCC family protein, with the translated sequence MAQTRILYNDRCPICRAEITHYRKRATAAGAPLSFEDLNSADLGDWALTADQAKRRLHAALPDGRIVSGIPAFAAIWAVLPGMGWLARLVQMPGIRGLADFAYNRIAAPWLYRRQMRRERQGLAQRDGQA
- a CDS encoding M48 family metallopeptidase; this encodes MRLPPLIVLAALLVSGCVQVMVPPPPPTPDIAARARQAVLNFGEVVERVEPVAEQVCREQTPDQPCDFVIYVDRAPESGVNAFHTLDPTGRPAIIFTLGLIAVARNTDELAFIMGHEAGHHIGRHLPQARMQAAQGARVFSDLARARGATQVEVSEAAQIGAIVASREFGQRAELEADAIGTIIAERAGYDAWVGAGFFTRIPDPARDFLSTHPPNAARIDVVRRTLQAIRGPGA
- a CDS encoding class II histone deacetylase codes for the protein MATGFFVNERCFWHSGGNYSFLVPVGGLMQPSTAGGLPENPETKRRFKNLVEVTGLMRALATPDADPATEEDLRRIHPQSYLDMFRRKSAEGGGELGLRTPFGPDGYDIAALSAGLTKAALFEVLQGRLDNAYALSRPPGHHCLPDFPNGFCLLNNIAIALEAARAAGLADRVAVIDWDVHHGNGTEAIYYERADTLTISIHQERNYPRDSGDFEDRGAGAGEGLNLNIPLPPGGGHATYLEAFERLVIPQLHAFQPDAIVVACGFDASGVDPLGRMMAGSETFRAMTEMTMEAASELCEGKLVLTHEGGYSEAHVPFCGHAVLEALSGSQITAPDPLKDRIDSQQPGPRFEHYCSTLIAEMEAALEA